In a single window of the Bradyrhizobium erythrophlei genome:
- a CDS encoding CHRD domain-containing protein, which yields MSKTRTTLATLALGATIAFAGPAFAEKMKATLDGKAEVPPNASAAKGNADIDYDAATKKLSWKLTYSGLSGPATAAHFHGPAEPGKNAGVAVAIPNATSSPVEGSATLTDAQAADLAAGKYYVNVHTAANPGGEIRGQVTK from the coding sequence ATGTCGAAAACCAGAACTACGCTTGCTACGCTTGCTTTGGGTGCAACCATTGCCTTCGCCGGACCCGCCTTTGCCGAGAAGATGAAAGCAACGCTGGACGGAAAAGCCGAAGTGCCTCCGAACGCCAGCGCCGCCAAGGGCAACGCCGATATCGACTATGATGCCGCCACCAAGAAGCTGAGCTGGAAGCTGACCTATTCGGGACTTTCCGGCCCCGCGACCGCTGCCCATTTCCACGGGCCGGCTGAACCCGGCAAGAACGCCGGCGTCGCCGTCGCCATTCCCAATGCCACTTCAAGTCCCGTCGAAGGCAGCGCCACCCTGACGGACGCCCAGGCCGCCGACCTGGCGGCCGGCAAGTACTATGTCAATGTCCACACCGCAGCCAATCCGGGCGGCGAAATTCGCGGTCAGGTGACGAAGTAA
- a CDS encoding c-type cytochrome: MKRTVVIVGTLLLCVGAVAAQQDQVKQTQTMMKGNGKNAGALAAMVKGEKPYDQATVDAAMAQFEDTVKKFPTLFPDSIKGKKPEGDYYASPKVWEDRPGFQEHIASFSKVVADAKGKIKDLDTLKATLPVIGKQCGGCHETYRVKNS; the protein is encoded by the coding sequence ATGAAGCGAACTGTGGTAATTGTGGGGACGTTGTTGCTCTGCGTCGGTGCGGTGGCTGCGCAGCAGGATCAGGTCAAGCAGACCCAGACCATGATGAAGGGCAACGGAAAGAACGCGGGCGCGCTGGCGGCGATGGTCAAGGGCGAAAAGCCTTACGATCAGGCCACGGTCGACGCCGCGATGGCCCAGTTCGAGGACACCGTCAAGAAGTTCCCAACCCTGTTTCCCGACAGTATCAAGGGTAAGAAGCCGGAAGGCGATTACTACGCGTCGCCGAAAGTCTGGGAGGACAGGCCCGGCTTCCAGGAGCACATCGCAAGCTTCTCCAAGGTCGTGGCGGACGCCAAGGGCAAGATCAAGGATCTGGATACGCTGAAGGCGACGTTACCCGTCATCGGCAAGCAATGCGGTGGCTGCCACGAGACCTACCGCGTCAAGAACAGCTGA